GCGGCGATCAAGAATGAGGAGCGGTCCCAGCGGCTTTACGAGTCCACCGCCCAACTGGTCGCGGACGCTGACCTGAAGAAGTTGTTGTTGCTCCTGGCCCACGAAGAATCGATGCATAAGGAGAGACTCGAAAAGATCTACGACAGCGAAATCCTGACCGAATTCTGATCGGAAGGAGAAGCCGAGGAGGTCCTCATGCTTCCGGGATTGACCGGAAAGGCCGAGATGGTCGTCCAAGAGGAGGATTTGGTCAGCCATATCGGGCCGTTTCAGATCCATGTCCTCTCCACACCGCGGTTGATTCAGCTCATGGAGGAGGCGGCGATTCAGGCCATTGAGGCGAACCTGCCTCCGGACCGGATCAGCCTCGGAACCCAGATCCGGATGAGGCATCTGGCCCCCACCCCTCTCGGGATGAGGGTGGTCAGTTATGCCCTTCTCAAAGAGATCCAGAAGAATCGGCTCCTTTTCCAGGTAGAGGCCTATGATGAGGAGGAGAAGGTGGCCGAAGGAGAACATGAAAGGGTTTTGGTCTCCAAAGATTCTTTCGGTCAAAAGGTGGACCAGAAGCGAGCCAGGTCCCCGAGGGGCGCTTCCACGGGTTGAGGGTCGGCATGTTAGGGAGCCCGGGGCGATATGAAATTCTCGATCATACCGCCGATATCGGACTGGTCATCTACGGGAAGGATCTCAAGGCCCTTTTTCAGCATGCAGGGGAGGCCTTCTTCGAGTTGATCACCGATGTGGCGAGGGTTCGACCTAGGGAGGCCCGGCGCATCGAACTTTCGGCCGAGCCCCTCGAACGATTGATGGTCGACTGGTTACACGAGCTTCTCTATCTTCACGAGGTCGAGGGCCTTCTCTTCAACCGATTTCTCATCGAATCGGTCGGCCCAGAGGGCCTCAAAGCGACCGTCCAAGGCGAACCCTTTCAGGAGGGCATCCACGAGATCAAGGCCGCTGTGAAGGCCGTCACCTATCATCAGATCGAAGTGAAGAGAGAAAACGGAGGGTGGAGGGCAAAAGTCATCTTGGACCTCTAACCGAAGGAGGGATCAGGAAACGATGGGGGATGAGAAGATCAAAATCCAGAAAGTAGACGATTATCGTTGGAGGATCCCGAGGGAAGGGAAGATGAGAACCGACGGGATCATCTATGCCGACGAGGCGATGCTGGAGGACATCCGGAAAGACCAGAGCCTTTCTCAGGTGGCCAATGTGGCCTGGCTTCCGGGGATCGTCGGTTCCTCTCTGGCCATGCCGGACATCCACTGGGGTTACGGCTTTCCCATCGGTGGGGTGGCCGCCTTCGATCTGAACGATGGCATCGTGTCGCCCGGGGGGGTCGGTTATGACATCAACTGAGGGGTCCGGCTGATGCGCTCAGGTCTGAGCCGCAACGAGATCGAAGGCCGGATGAAGGAGCTGGTAGGGGCCCTTTTCATGAACATTCCCTCGGGGGTGGGTTCCCATCGGAAGGATTTGAAGCTCAGCAAAGAGGAGCAGAAGCAGGTCTTTTTAAAAGGGGCACGGTGGGCGATCGAAAAGGGCTTTGGCACCTCGGAGGATCTCGAACACATCGAAGCCCAGGGTTGCATCGGCGGGGCGGATCCGGATCTGGTCTCCGAAAAGGCGATGGAGAGGGGGAGGGCTCAGCTGGGGACCCTTGGCTCGGGTAATCATTTCGCCGAGGTGGGCTATGTCGCTGAGGTCTTCGATGAGGAGGTCGCCCGGTCCTTCGGCCTGTGGAAAGATCAGGTGACGATCCTCGTCCACACCGGCTCGAGGGGGTTGGGCCACCAGGTCTGCGATGATTTCATCCGGGTGATGATGAATGCCGCCAAAAAGTATGGGATCGAACTTCCCGATCCCCAGCTCTGCTGCGCCCCGGTCTCTTCCCCGGAGGGAGAGGATTATCTCAGGGCCATGGCCTGCGCGGCCAATTACGCCTTTGCCAACCGACAGATCATCACCCACTGGGTGAGGGAGACGTTTGAGCAGGTCTTCCGAAGAAGCCCGAGGGATCTCCAGCTCGGTCTGGTCTATGATGTGTGCCACAATATCGCAAAGATCGAGACCCATACCGTCCACGGAGAGAAGAAGAAGGTCTGCGTCCATCGAAAAGGGGCCACCCGGGCCTTTCCGCCGGGCCATCCGGAGATCCCAGGGGATTACCAGTCCGTGGGTCAGCCCGTCCTCATCCCGGGCGACATGGGCCGATGTTCCTACGTCCTGGTGGGAACGGAGAGGGCGATGAAGGAGACCTTCGGCTCGACCTGTCACGGGGCAGGCCGGGTGTTGAGCCGCCATCAGGCGATCAAGGCGGCCAAGGGTAGGGCCCTTGTGAGGGAGTTGGAGGATCGGGGGATCATCGTCAAAGGGGCGAGCAAAGGGACGATCGAGGAAGAGATCCCCGAGGCCTACAAAGACGTGAGCAACGTGGTCAACGTCGTCCACCAGGCCGGGATCAGCCTCAAGGTGGTCAAGCTGGTTCCCATGGGAGTGATCAAGGGGTGAAGATCCTTGCCATCGATATCGGGGCAGGGACCCAGGACATCCTGCTTTTCGATTCCGACAGGACGATCGAGAATTGCTCCACCCTCGTCCTGCCGACCCCCTCCAGGGTCTTCGCCGCGAGGGTGAGAAAGATGGCGGGTGATCTCTACATTTATGGGGATACGATCGGCGGTGGATCGATCGGACGGGCGGTCCAGGGCCACCTGAAAAAGGGATATCGGGTGGTGATGTCAGAATCTGCCGCCTACTCGATCCGCAACGACCTCGAAGAGGTCAGGTCCATGGGGATCGAAGTTGGGGAGAACCCGTCACCCGGGAAGTTTCA
This Thermodesulfobacteriota bacterium DNA region includes the following protein-coding sequences:
- a CDS encoding archease; protein product: MLGSPGRYEILDHTADIGLVIYGKDLKALFQHAGEAFFELITDVARVRPREARRIELSAEPLERLMVDWLHELLYLHEVEGLLFNRFLIESVGPEGLKATVQGEPFQEGIHEIKAAVKAVTYHQIEVKRENGGWRAKVILDL